Proteins from one Podospora pseudoanserina strain CBS 124.78 chromosome 1, whole genome shotgun sequence genomic window:
- a CDS encoding hypothetical protein (EggNog:ENOG503NU24; CAZy:GH47; COG:G), which yields MDHDHRDLLSDGGSRSDATRIPIDASPRAQMPPESTMTFTRPILRPIPWIGWNMLLWCLAAVMLAPGHVGVAAMSTDRIKELRQETVDMFYHGFDNYMDIAFPEDELRPVSCVPLTRDAKNPRNVELNDVLGNYSLTLIDSLSTLAILASAPPDERGTGPKALADFQHGVAALVEQYGDGSPGPSGVGQRGRGFDVDSKVQVFETVIRGLGGLLSAHLFAVGALPITGYKPRHIETDDPLYSQPIVWPNGFKYDGQILRLALDLGQRLLPAFYTKTGMPYPRVNLRHGIPFYTNSPMHENAPMNPPEGPLEITETCSAGAGSLVLEFTVLSRLTGDPRFEQLAKRAFWAVWYRKSQIGLIGAGVDAEQGHWIGAYAVIGAGADSFFEYALKSHILLSGHEPPNRTASARKHRGGIDSDNWLDPNALFPPLNDAENSADSFLEAWHLAHAAIKRHLYNEKDHPHYDNVNLWTGSLVSNWVDSLGAYYSGLLVLAGEVEEAIETNLLYTAIWTRYAALPERYSLRDKTVEGGLGWWPLRPEFIESTYHIYRATKDPWYLYVGEMVLRDITRRCWTPCGWAGLQNVLDGEKSDRMESFFLGETAKYMYLLFDDEHPLNSLDAPYVFTTEGHPLIIPKAPPKDGPRRQRSPRKYLTVYPNEEYTNTCPPRPQTTPLSGSVVAARDDIYHAARLLDLHQLSPTSAYAIDAGQMSGQHMARSNYTLYPWTLPAELMPDNGTCAKLYQPEEVTLEFASNAQQAVGGSSFNFLLGSQNLERLSADRIRVSSLSGLKMSMRLEDSGTGEREWRVSKVNGVLLGKDESIIFDRAILGEIQDPRFSLIKDPVLAKLQQLHQINLLDDEPAASDDGSKAGQQPLSQTENTHEEEDLEELDADLLHDLLAKAELPPVASPRVSVPAFGSMVKALFNQIAASLDLQLPDATSIPGLRSSTPKKALPYNLVINRTAVTPTGLGAAPLPAHIIPPRAPRIPEFGPVPIEHFPWSTIYAAGTACDAVLPDSAPRDHQVIVIRRGGCNFSTKLANIPAFSPSFRSLQLVVVVSDDDGAESSSAAHLREQAGLIRPLLDEVQVTPAGFARRHPIPMVMVGGGDVGYEQLGAAKRMGLARRWFVESSGFRVRNVIVDEGDNDEVD from the exons ATGGACCACGACCATCGCGATTTGCTTAGCGATGGCGGCTCCCGATCCGACGCAACCCGAATTCCCATTGACGCATCTCCCCGCGCCCAGATGCCCCCCGAGAGTACCATGACATTCACACGGCCGATTCTCCGCCCAATACCATGGATAGGGTGGAATATGCTACTATGGTGTCTTGCGGCGGTGATGCTGGCCCCTGGCCACGTCGGGGTTGCGGCCATGTCAACGGACAGGATAAAAGAGTTACGCCAGGAGACCGTTGACATGTTTTACCATGGCTTTGATAATTATATGGATATTGCCTtccccgaggacgag CTCCGTCCAGTATCATGTGTCCCACTGACCCGCGATGCGAAAAACCCACGAAATGTCGAGCTCAATGACGTGCTGGGCAACTACTCACTCACGCTAATAGACAGCCTCTCAACCTTGGCTATCTTGGCTTCTGCGCCACCAGATGAACGAGGCACTGGGCCGAAAGCCCTTGCAGATTTCCAGCATGGGGTAGCCGCCTTGGTCGAACAGTACGGAGATGGAAGCCCTGGACCTTCAGGAGTAGGCCAGCGTGGCCGTGGCTTCGATGTCGACAGCAAGGTCCAAGTCTTTGAGACGGTGATTCGAGGCCTTGGTGGGCTTCTCAGTGCCCATTTGTTTGCCGTGGGCGCGCTGCCGATAACCGGATACAAACCTCGCCATATCGAGACGGATGACCCCTTATATTCGCAACCAATCGTTTGGCCAAACGGGTTCAAGTACGATGGGCAAATTTTGAGATTAGCACTGGATCTGGGACAGAGGCTCTTGCCGGCCTTTTACACCAAGACGGGAATGCCATACCCGCGTGTCAACCTCCGTCATGGCATCCCCTTTTATACCAACTCACCCATGCACGAGAATGCACCCATGAACCCACCAGAAGGCCCACTGGAGATAACGGAAACGTGTAGCGCAGGCGCGGGGTCACTGGTACTCGAGTTTACAGTTCTGAGTCGTTTGACCGGCGACCCGCGATTCGAGCAGCTTGCAAAACGTGCCTTCTGGGCTGTCTGGTACAGAAAAAGCCAGATAGGACTTATAGGGGCTGGTGTGGATGCCGAGCAAGGCCACTGGATCGGAGCTTATGCCGTCATTGGTGCGGGCGCTGACAGCTTTTTCGAGTATGCTTTGAAGTCACATATTCTACTCTCTGGACATGAGCCCCCTAACCGGACGGCTTCTGCACGCAAACACAGGGGCGGCATCGACAGTGACAACTGGTTGGATCCCAACgctcttttccctcccctgAACGATGCCGAAAACTCGGCCGATTCGTTTTTGGAAGCATGGCATCTTGCACACGCAGCCATCAAGCGCCATCTTTACAATGAAAAAGACCACCCCCACTATGACAACGTTAACCTTTGGACAGGATCTTTAGTATCCAATTGGGTTGACAGCCTGGGCGCGTATTACTCGGGGCTCCTTGTCCTcgctggtgaggttgaggaagccaTTGAGACAAACCTCTTATACACCGCCATATGGACGAGGTATGCTGCGCTTCCTGAGCGGTACTCACTTCGTGACAAGACAGTTGAGGGTGGACTCGGCTGGTGGCCACTGCGGCCAGAGTTCATCGAATCGACATACCACATATATCGCGCCACCAAAGACCCCTGGTATCTGTACGTTGGTGAGATGGTGTTGCGGGATATCACGAGACGTTGCTGGACCCCTTGCGGCTGGGCAGGCCTGCAAAACGTTTTGGATGGCGAAAAGAGCGACCGCATGGAAAGCTTTTTCCTCGGAGAGACCGCCAAATACATGTACTTGCTCTTTGACGACGAACACCCGCTAAACTCTTTGGATGCCCCTTATGTTTTCACAACCGAGGGACACCCACTCATTATTCCCAAGGCTCCGCCAAAAGATGGTCCTCGCCGACAACGGTCACCTCGCAAATACTTGACTGTCTATCCTAACGAGGAGTATACAAACACATGCCCGCCACGGCCCCAAACCACGCCATTATCAGGGTCAGTCGTTGCAGCAAGAGATGACATTTACCACGCCGCGCGCTTGTTGGATCTTCACCAGCTTTCCCCAACTTCCGCCTACGCTATCGATGCAGGGCAAATGTCTGGTCAACACATGGCTCGCTCAAACTACACGCTTTATCCGTGGACACTCCCTGCAGAGCTTATGCCTGACAATGGCACCTGCGCCAAACTGTACCAGCCAGAGGAGGTGACCCTGGAATTCGCCTCGAACGCGCAGCAAGCTGTTGGAGGCAGCTCCTTCAACTTTCTACTGGGCAGTCAGAATCTAGAAAGATTAAGTGCGGATCGTATCCGTGTTTCCAGCCTATCGGGACTCAAGATGTCAATGCGTCTGGAGGATAGTGGTACTGGTGAGCGTGAGTGGCGGGTCAGCAAAGTTAATGGCGTTTTGCTGGGCAAGGACGAATCCATCATCTTTGACCGGGCCATACTGGGCGAGATCCAAGATCCAAGATTCTCGCTGATCAAGGACCCCGTTCTCGCCAAACTCCAACAGTTACATCAAATCAACCtgcttgatgatgagccCGCGGCTAGTGACGATGGGAGCAAAGCTGGCCAACAACCACTGTCTCAAACAGAAAACACccatgaagaagaagacctcgAAGAGCTCGACGCAGACCTCCTACACGACCTTCtcgccaaggccgagcttcCCCCCGTTGCCTCTCCCCGGGTCTCTGTTCCAGCTTTTGGCTCCATGGTCAAAGCACTCTTCAACCAAATTGCTGCCTCATTGgacctccagctcccagaCGCCACCTCCATCCCGGGGCTTAGGTcgtccacccccaaaaaggcCCTGCCCTACAACCTGGTGATAAACCGAACAGCAGTCACCCCCACAGGGTTGGGCGCCGCCCCTCTACCAGCTCACATCATCCCACCTCGCGCGCCTCGCATCCCCGAGTTTGGACCCGTCCCGATAGAGCACTTCCCCTGGTCGACGATTTACGCGGCCGGCACTGCCTGCGACGCCGTCCTCCCCGACTCTGCCCCGCGAGACCACCAGGTCATCGTCATCCGCAGGGGCGGGTGCAACTTTTCGACCAAGCTGGCCAACATTCCCGCATTTTCGCCCTCGTTCAGGTCACtgcagctggtggtggttgtgtcggatgatgacggggccgagtcgtcgtcggcggcgcATCTGAGGGAGCAAGCGGGGTTGATCAGGCCGTTGCTGGATGAGGTCCAGGTGACGCCTGCTGGGTTTGCGAGGAGGCATCCGATtccgatggtgatggttggtgggggggatgttgggtATGAGCAGCTTGGGGCtgcgaagaggatggggttggcgaggaggtggtttgTGGAGAGCTCGGGGTTCAGGGTCAGGAATGTgattgttgatgagggggataatgatgaggttgattaG
- the APT1 gene encoding adenine phosphoribosyltransferase (BUSCO:EOG09264SSI; EggNog:ENOG503NUHG; COG:F) produces the protein MSAPADSAQPLASTSNDQVPTSADITTNDASRGQSASASASASELARTKITLQGALKSFQDFPIPGINFIDILPLFQDPAIHNALLRALELQVLEFVGSLKPDVVVGLDARGFLFGPSLALKLDASFVPVRKKGKMPGPCVTAAYEKEYGTDFFQMQEGAIKPGQKVLVVDDIIATGGSAAAAGTLVKQLGGELVGYLFILEIAFLKGREKLGGVPTITLLETDE, from the exons atgaGCGCCCCCGCCGACTCTGCCCAACCTCTGGCGTCGACCAGCAACGATCAGGTTCCCACCTCTGCtgatatcaccaccaacgatgCCTCGAGAGGACagtccgcctccgcctccgccagTGCCTCCGAACTCGCCCGTACAAAGATAACTCTCCAGGGCGCCCTCAAGTCGTTCCAGGACTTTCCCATTCCCGGTATCAACTTCATCGATATCCTCCCCTTGTTCCAGgaccccgccatccacaACGCCCTGCTCCGCGCCCTCGAGCTCCAGGTGCTCGAGTTTGTTGGCAGCTTGAAGCCCGATGTGGTTGTGGGGTTGGATGCGCGGGGTTTCCTCTTCGGCCCTTCGCTCGCCCTGAAGCTCGATGCGAGCTTCGTGCCCGTCCGCAAAAAGGGCAAGATGCCCGGCCCCTGCGTGACGGCTGCCTATGAGAAGGAGTACGGCACCGACTTTTTCCAGATGCAAGAGGGTGCTATCAAGCCGGGCCAGAAGGTCCTGGTCGTGGATGACATTATTGCTACCG GTGGATCTGCCGCGGCCGCTGGCACCTTGGTAAAGCAGCTCGGAGGTGAGCTGGTCGGCTatctcttcatcctcgagaTTGCCTTCCTCAAGGGCCGTGAGAAGCTCGGTGGCGTTCCTACCATTACTCTCCTCGAGACGGATGAGTAA